GGTGGATCCCCGTTGAGCGACGGTTAAATCTCCAATTTGTTCAGCTGAAAAATTGCCTTCGAAGCGCAAAGCATATCCACGCCGCCCGACATCCACCGTGCCGCCGCCAACATCTTGAAAGCGACCGACGGCGCGAGACAATTGCTCGATGGTGAGATTGAGTTGGGCCAGTCTCCAAGGATCGAAGCGAATCCGCAAAATCCGTTCCCCGGTCGGCGCTTCTACGCTGACGCCTTGGACACCTTCTACAGATTCTAGTTCAGGCGCGATGGTATCGCGGGCGAAAGTCGCCAGCGCCTCGGAGTCAAGATTGCTATCGGGCAGGGCCTGAAGAAACAGATAAATGAGTGATTCCCCTTGATCTCCATTAGCACCACCCACGGAAGGGCGATCAGCATCAAGAGGCCAATTGCGCACGCGCTGAACGCGGCTGGAGACCTGTGCAAATGCCTTGTCCATATTGGTACCAAGCGCAAATTCCAAATTAAGCCAGACATTGCCATTATTCGACCAAGACTGAACGCTGGTCAGCCCAGGAAGTCCGCGCAGCTCATCCTCGATTGGAATGGTGATTTCGGACTCGATCTCTTTGGGACTGGCCGCGCGCCAACCCGCTTGGACGGTCAAGCTAGGCCGCTCAATGTTCGGGAATAGTTGGATTGGTGTGCTGAATGCAGAAATGATCCCGATCAACGCTATCAAAGCCAAAGCAGCAGCAATGGCGGCCGGATATTTCAGTGCGATATTGGTGAGACTCATCGCCAGTCACCACTGCAATATATTAATATTGTCTCGGACGTCCGCATCAGACTCCCTCCCGTCTCCAAACCGCCGTGGGCCATTTGTGGGAATCGATTATCGTAACAAACGAAACTTGCTCAGATGATTTCGACCAAGGTTGTGGTCGTTTCGATCAACGGCATTGATTTTTTCGATCTGACATTTGGGTGTTTTTGTTCGAGAAATGCCGCAAATTGTCTCCCAATAAGCCTCAGGCGGTCATGGACAATGGGGTTCTATTTAGTGAGGATGTCATGCTTTCCAGGGCATTGATTTCGGTACTACCCAAAGCGGACATAACTTGAATTGTGACATTTGGGCGCTATGGCTGAGCGGCGTAACAGGAGGCGTTCTGCCCTGCGAGAATATCATCTAACTAAAAGAACCAAATGATCATGAGCAATCTTCCCAAAATTTCTCCTACTCGCCGGCTTGGGCAATCCGACATTGAAGTCACCTCCATGGCTTGGGGCATGTGGCGGTTTGCGGGGCGTGATGTTTCTGAGGCAGCGCAATTAATCCATGCCGTGCTCGATTGTGGCATTACCCTGTTCGATACAGCCGATATTTATGGCTTCAACGGAACAGATGGTTTTGGCGATGCCGAAACATTGCTTGGTGAAGTGCTGGCTAAAGACAAAAGCCTGCGCGATCGAATGATACTGGCGAGCAAAGGCGGTATCATGCCCCCGCTACCTTATGATAGCAGTACTGCCTATCTGGAAAAAGCGATCGATGCGTCTCTGTCCCGGTTGGGTGTAGATACGATCGAGCTTTGGCAAATACACCGGCCCGATATCTTGACTCATCCCCAGGAAATTGCGCGCACACTGGAACAGGCTGTGCAGTCGGGGAAGATACAGCATATTGGCGTTTCCAATTTTACCCAAAACCAGATTGCGGCGCTGGACCATTTCCTGGATCTGCCAATTGTCACTACGCAGCCGGAAATTTCAGCGCTCCGCATCGATACGATGGAAAATGGTGAACTGGATCAGGCAATGGTCATGGACATGACTCCACTAGCCTGGTCTCCATTGGCTGGCGGAAGGATTGCATCACCGGATGATGACCGTGCTCATGCGGTGGTCAAGGAACTGGACCGGATTGCTGAAACATTCGGGGTCAGTAGAACCGCAACCGCTTATAGCTGGATCATGGCGCATCCCTCTCGCCCGATTCCTATCATAGGGTCGCAGCGCGCAGATCGAATCGCAGATGCGATGGATGCCTTAAAGGTACAATGGAGCAGACAAGACTGGTATGCAGTGCTGGTCGCAGCGCGCGGCGTGCCGCTGCCCTGATTAACTTGTTGCAACCTTTACCTTGAGTGTTGGCTCCTTTGGAAGCACGGCATCAACTCGCAGCATTGCCAGCGCGGCGATGACCCAAACGGTCGCCGCAAAAGCCATGGTCCAGATCGGTTCGGTCGGGAAAAACGCTTTCATGATCGAGCCCATGACGGTGGCCACCAAAAGTTGCGGCACAACGATGAAAACATTGAACAGCCCCATATAGGTGCCAAGTTTCCTCTGCGGCAGGCTGGAGGCCAAGATGGCATAAGGCATTGCGAGGATCGACGCCCATGCGATGCCGATGCCGATTTCGCTGATCAGCAAGAGGTTTTTATCTTGCACGACGAAAAAGCTCGCAAAGCCGGCTGCACCGCAAAGCAGGCAGATTATATGGGTTCTGGCCTTGCCAATCTTGGCCGAGAGCCAGGGGAGTAGCGAGAGTGCCACCACCGCTGCTACGCCATTATAAACGGTGAACATCACACCTACCCAATTACCAGCCTCCTGATAGCCAGCGCTTTGCGGGTCTGCGGAGCCAAACACATATTGTGCGACCACCGGCGTGGTGTTGATCCACATGATGAACAGGGCGGACCAGCTGAAAAACTGGACTACGGCCAATCGTTTCATCAAATCCGGCATGCCGGAAAAGTCACCGATAATGCTGCTCAACATATTATTGGAGCGACCACCACGTGCCAGGATGATCGCGAAGATACTGGCGACACCATAGCCCGCGAGCAAGGCGCCTAGCAGATATACTTCCTTTTCCAGACCAAACTGGTCCACGGTCAGAATTACGGCAATGCCCGCAGCAATCCAGATCATGCTCGACGTGAAAGTCTTTGCCGCAAGCGCCCGCACCGTGTGCGTGGCTTCTT
This DNA window, taken from Parasphingorhabdus litoris DSM 22379, encodes the following:
- a CDS encoding aldo/keto reductase, giving the protein MSNLPKISPTRRLGQSDIEVTSMAWGMWRFAGRDVSEAAQLIHAVLDCGITLFDTADIYGFNGTDGFGDAETLLGEVLAKDKSLRDRMILASKGGIMPPLPYDSSTAYLEKAIDASLSRLGVDTIELWQIHRPDILTHPQEIARTLEQAVQSGKIQHIGVSNFTQNQIAALDHFLDLPIVTTQPEISALRIDTMENGELDQAMVMDMTPLAWSPLAGGRIASPDDDRAHAVVKELDRIAETFGVSRTATAYSWIMAHPSRPIPIIGSQRADRIADAMDALKVQWSRQDWYAVLVAARGVPLP
- a CDS encoding MFS transporter — encoded protein: MAEKPKQGFWGLWNISFGFFGIQIGFALQNANMSRIFQSLGADLDNLSVLWIAAPLTGLLVQPIVGHLSDKTWLGKLGRRRPYFLAGAILAAIALLVMPQSTILWFSVAMLWILDASINISMEPFRAFVGDMLRKDQHSAGYAVQTAFIGAGAVVGSIFPFVMEQLNVSNVAPDGGIPDTVRYAFWFGGIMFLLSVLWTVFATEEYSPDEMAAFDGVASEEEATHTVRALAAKTFTSSMIWIAAGIAVILTVDQFGLEKEVYLLGALLAGYGVASIFAIILARGGRSNNMLSSIIGDFSGMPDLMKRLAVVQFFSWSALFIMWINTTPVVAQYVFGSADPQSAGYQEAGNWVGVMFTVYNGVAAVVALSLLPWLSAKIGKARTHIICLLCGAAGFASFFVVQDKNLLLISEIGIGIAWASILAMPYAILASSLPQRKLGTYMGLFNVFIVVPQLLVATVMGSIMKAFFPTEPIWTMAFAATVWVIAALAMLRVDAVLPKEPTLKVKVATS